CACGCCCTCACCGGCTCGCGTGCTGCCATTGATCCTTGGCTTCCATGACGGAGCGGGGCCCAAGGCCGTCAAGCCATTCGCGCGGGGCCGCATCATCGCGCAAATAGGCGTCCCAAAAGGCGGTCGATAAAGCCAGAATCACGCGATGGTGGTTGGGATTGCGCGGTTCGCGGTCGCCCGGCAATGGCCGGTCGGTAAAGACGGAATGCTCGGCGTTGTTCAGAACCACCTCATACTTGGGCGCGCCATGCAGCGCCGGATACACCCCGAGCCGCGAGGCCAGGTCCGCGTGTCCAATCGGCGCCACATCCTTCGTTCCGGTCATCAGCAGCCACGGAATCGTGACCGCACCGAAGGCCTTTTCAGCGGTGGCGCCCTGCGGTGTGCTGGGACTGAAGGCAATGGCGGCCTTGATGCGCGGATCCGTCAGCTTCTGGCCGGTGAGCGGCAATGTTTCTCCGCTCACCGCTTCCGTGGTTACGGCGCCAAAGGAATGCCCCGACATGCCGACCCGTGTCAGATTCAGCCGGCCGCACAAGCGGTGGCCGGCGTTCGTATTCCACGCCGTCAGCTGGTTCAATACCGCCGGGATGTCCGCCACCCGCAGCAAAAAATTTTCCAGCGAGGCCGCGCGTTGCATGGCTGCGAGCCGCTGCGCCCGGGGCACATTCTGCCAGACGGATTCATCGCTGCCCGGATGCTGCACGAAGACCGCCACGTAACCGCGCGCCGCCCAATGCTCGCCCAGGAACGCGCTGCCCGCACGGGAACCGCCCAACCCATGACTGAACAACACGACGGGTTCGGCGTTGGTGCTTGCCGGGAGGAAAACGCGAATCGGAATGTCCCGGTGTCGCGCGGCATCCGGCACCGTCAAATCCACGCGGACCGGTTGAAATGCCGGG
The sequence above is drawn from the Verrucomicrobiia bacterium genome and encodes:
- a CDS encoding dienelactone hydrolase, whose product is MCSVWLATGMPAVAASGGYDPLAKAPAFQPVRVDLTVPDAARHRDIPIRVFLPASTNAEPVVLFSHGLGGSRAGSAFLGEHWAARGYVAVFVQHPGSDESVWQNVPRAQRLAAMQRAASLENFLLRVADIPAVLNQLTAWNTNAGHRLCGRLNLTRVGMSGHSFGAVTTEAVSGETLPLTGQKLTDPRIKAAIAFSPSTPQGATAEKAFGAVTIPWLLMTGTKDVAPIGHADLASRLGVYPALHGAPKYEVVLNNAEHSVFTDRPLPGDREPRNPNHHRVILALSTAFWDAYLRDDAAPREWLDGLGPRSVMEAKDQWQHASR